The following is a genomic window from Candidatus Aminicenantes bacterium.
AAGATCGACCAGTTGAGCGCCAGGCCGGCCGACCAGGTCGTGGTCTTGCCGGTCAGCCCCGCCTCGTTCGTGTAGCGGTATTGACCGCTCAGGCTCAGGCTGGGCAGCCATCTGAGGCCGGATTTGAGCGACAGGGCGTGCTGGGCTTTGGCATGCCAGGAAAGGGCGCGCAGATCGAGGCGCCGGCTCTCGGCGCCGGGCAGCAGTTCGGCGGCGGCGGCAGTCGGCAGCTCGGACTGGCTCAACAAAAGCTCCGGGGGGGCCAAGTTGCCTTCGATGGCCGTGTCCAGCAGGTAGCCGAGTTCGAGGTAGGCCGTTTGCACCTCCCCCTGCGTCTGGGTGCGGCCCATCTCGGCCGTGGCATACTCCAGTTCCGCCCGGGTCACGTCGTTGACCGAGACGAGCCCGGCCGCATAGCGGGCGCGCGCCGCCTCGAGGGTCTTGCCGGCATAGGCCAGACGATCGCCGGTGGCCTCGTAGACCTGGTCCATGGTCAGGGTGGTCAGGAAGGCGGCGGCGACCTCGAAGGAAAGCTGGCGCCTGACCTCGGCCGAGTTGAAGCGCTGGGCCCGGTTTTCCAGCAACGCCTGGCGATAGGCGGGGATGCCGTAGGGATCGAACAGGATCATGCTCAGGGAGGCGTAGCCGGACAGGGCGTTCAGGCTCTGGACGGTGATGGTCTGGCCGTTCAACTCCCGCTCCACCGCGTTGGGCCGACGGGTGTAGTTGCCGGTGAGGGACACGGCCGGAAAGAAATACGCCCTGGCCATGGTGAGCAGTCCCTGGGTCACCGCCACCTGTTCGCCGGCCGCCAGGGAACGCTCGTTGCGCTTCAGGGCCAACTGCACGGCCTGTTCCAGGCTCAGGGTGTCCTCGGCGGCCGCCAGCCACAGCGGCAGAAGCAGCAACACCAAACTCACGCCTTTTCGCAAAACGTCATGCAACCGGGAATATTTTTTTTTCATGCTTTTTGCCACGAACCTCCGCAGGTCCATTTAAAAATTCCATCGTCACAATTTATTTATGATATCATGAAAATGCCAATCTATCCTATACGGAAAAAAAAATATTTTGTTTCCATTTTTGGCAAGTATGTTTGGCCATTTTTTTAAAAATGTATTATAATGGGGCCTCGCTCCCTTGGTGCATGAAGGAGGTGTCATGAAAACCGTTGCCGCGAGTGTCATGGCCGTGCTGTGGCTGGGGACCTCCCTGGTAACCGCGGCCCCCGTCTACAAAGAGCCAGGCCGCGTCATGCGCATCATCACCGGCGACACCTTGACCATTTTGTACCAGGGCAAATGGGAGGAGATCAAGCTCCTCGGCCTCGACATGCCCGAAACCACGCTCAACGATCGCGTTTATGAAAAGGCGTTGAAAAATTCCACCACTCCGGCCGAAATCATCAACCGCGGCTTGAGCGGCCGGGAATTCGTCAAAAAATACCTGCAATACGGCAGCCAAATATGGATCGAATTCGACGTGCAGAAGCGCGATCACTTCTCGCGCCTGCTGGGATACGTTTACCTTGCCGACGGCCGCATGCTCAATGAAATCATCCTGAAGTCCGGCTTGAGCGAACCGCTGCTGCTTCCGCCCAACCTCAAGTACCAGCAGCGCTTCCAGGAACTGGCCCGCCAGGCGCAGAAGGATAAAAACAAGCCGAAGGCCGACAAGGCCAATACGGTCGTTTTAAAGTAGATTCAATTCATTTTTCAGCAGTTGGTGCAGTTTGCGGCGCGTGACATCGAAATCGATTTTTCTGACCCGGGGATGGATGCGGTTGCTCAAGATGATCCACTGTCTTTGCGTTTCGGGCTCGAGCCACAGCGACGTGCCGGTGAAGCCGCTGTGGCCGATGGCCTTGGGCGACAGGGCGCTGCCGCCGGAAGTCGGCCGCGACGAATTCAGCTTGAAACCGAGCGAGCGGTGCAGGGCGCTCCAGGGGGTGCGGTTCTGCCAGAACAGCTCGAGCGATTCGGCCCTGAGCAGCGTCGCCGTTTCTGGAAAAAACTCCCGGCTGAGGCTGAACAGGTCCCGGGCGCTGGCAAACAAACCGGCGTTGCCGGCGCTGCCGTTGCTGTAGAAGGAATTCGCGTCATGCACCTCCCCCCGCAATAACCGGGTGCGCCAGGAAAAGCAGGCTGCCGCTTCTTCATGCTCGGGCCGGCACATGTTCCGTTCATAAATATTGCCGATTTCCGTCGGCGCGCAGCGCACTTTTGCCGATTCCGGGACCAGGAAAAACGTGTTCTGCAATTGGAGAGGGTTGAATACGATTTCGGCGGCCATTTCCTTGAATTCGAGACCGGCCGTTTTTTCCAGCACGTGGCGCAGCAGGATGTAACCGACATCGGAATACACCACCCGGGTACCGGGAGCGGCAATGCTTTTTAGAGCAGCGAGTTGCTCCAGGTCGGAGAGCGGCCGGTAGAGGTAAAAGGGATGCCAAGGCACGAAGCCGGCGCTGTGGCTCAGCAGATGTTCCAGGGTGATCGCCGCCGGCAAGGCCGGGAAAAATCGCCGCGCCTCGTCTTCCAGGCGCCATTGTTTCTTTTCAAGCATATGCACGGCCAGGAAAGCGGTCACCAAGGGTTTGGTCAGCGAAGCCAGGTCATACAACGCCGCCTGGTCCAACGCTTCAGGCTCGGGCCAGACCGCCAGGCAGCCGAAGCGCCGCTCCAGCAGCACCCGCCCTTTTTCGGCCACCAGGAGCGTCAGGCCGGGGAAGCGTTTTTTTTCAATCTGGCAGGAGATGAACCGTTCAAGCATCGGCTGCCGTCCTGAAAGGCGGCGTCCCTTCGGGGGCAACGGTTCCGATGGCGGCGGAAATATCCAGGGCCAGGCGCAGCGCCGCCCGGCCGTCGGC
Proteins encoded in this region:
- a CDS encoding thermonuclease family protein; this translates as MKTVAASVMAVLWLGTSLVTAAPVYKEPGRVMRIITGDTLTILYQGKWEEIKLLGLDMPETTLNDRVYEKALKNSTTPAEIINRGLSGREFVKKYLQYGSQIWIEFDVQKRDHFSRLLGYVYLADGRMLNEIILKSGLSEPLLLPPNLKYQQRFQELARQAQKDKNKPKADKANTVVLK
- a CDS encoding serine hydrolase, translated to MLERFISCQIEKKRFPGLTLLVAEKGRVLLERRFGCLAVWPEPEALDQAALYDLASLTKPLVTAFLAVHMLEKKQWRLEDEARRFFPALPAAITLEHLLSHSAGFVPWHPFYLYRPLSDLEQLAALKSIAAPGTRVVYSDVGYILLRHVLEKTAGLEFKEMAAEIVFNPLQLQNTFFLVPESAKVRCAPTEIGNIYERNMCRPEHEEAAACFSWRTRLLRGEVHDANSFYSNGSAGNAGLFASARDLFSLSREFFPETATLLRAESLELFWQNRTPWSALHRSLGFKLNSSRPTSGGSALSPKAIGHSGFTGTSLWLEPETQRQWIILSNRIHPRVRKIDFDVTRRKLHQLLKNELNLL
- a CDS encoding TolC family protein translates to MAKSMKKKYSRLHDVLRKGVSLVLLLLPLWLAAAEDTLSLEQAVQLALKRNERSLAAGEQVAVTQGLLTMARAYFFPAVSLTGNYTRRPNAVERELNGQTITVQSLNALSGYASLSMILFDPYGIPAYRQALLENRAQRFNSAEVRRQLSFEVAAAFLTTLTMDQVYEATGDRLAYAGKTLEAARARYAAGLVSVNDVTRAELEYATAEMGRTQTQGEVQTAYLELGYLLDTAIEGNLAPPELLLSQSELPTAAAAELLPGAESRRLDLRALSWHAKAQHALSLKSGLRWLPSLSLSGQYRYTNEAGLTGKTTTWSAGLALNWSI